One genomic window of Oncorhynchus masou masou isolate Uvic2021 unplaced genomic scaffold, UVic_Omas_1.1 unplaced_scaffold_2283, whole genome shotgun sequence includes the following:
- the LOC135533202 gene encoding zinc finger protein 664-like has product MSSLSYSPPVKEEVCWTEKEDLVKEEEEEEDVTIQKQVEGETVTVKEEEKDVSVKEEEDAFRVKEEVAVKEEEEEKEEDAVFGVKEGEMTVTQKKEEEEEETAYLGPVSLTHLIKVSDGCNDELSCKMVLRNRSSIYTKERQDYRGSSGEPQLHHEADEAETSLSTSEHLKFQQRPTGMKPHHCSVCGNSYARSDSLKAHQRIHTGEKPYSCSQCGKSFTTSSRLTIHQRTHTGEKPFHCSDCGKSYSRSESLKAHQRIHTGEKPYSCYQCGKGFTTLCKLTIHQRTHMGEKSFHCTDCGKRFLISGHLKSHQRIHTGEKPYSCDQCGKNFSHLSSLIVHQRTHTGEKPYSCDQCGKSFTQSSQLTRHQRTHTGEKYFSCDQCGKTFTEPGNLTKHQRTHTGDKPYSCDQCGKRFTESGNLTKHQRRHTGEKSHSCDQCDKRYSDNRSLIKHQKIHEGVVS; this is encoded by the exons atgagttcactaagcTACTCTCCTCCTGTTAAAGaagaggtctgctggacggagaaagaggatcttgtgaaagaggaagaggaagaggaggatgttacaatacaaaaacaagtagagggtgagactgttaccgtgaaagaagaagagaaagacgtttccgttaaagaagaggaagacgcgttcagagtgaaagaggaagttgcagtaaaagaagaggaggaagagaaagaggaggatgccgTGTTTggagtgaaggaaggagagatgactGTCACACAGAaaaaggaggaagaagaggaggaaactgcatatctgggcccggtttccctaACGCATCTTATTAAGGTGTCCGATGGTTGTAATGATGAACTTAGCTGTAAAATGGTTTTGAGAAACCGTTCCTCGATTTacacta AAGAGAGACAAGACTACCGTGGGTCCTCTGGGGAGCCCCAATTACATCATGAAGCTGACGAGGCAGAGACGAGTCTCTCCACTTCAGAACATCTCAAATTCCAGCAGAGACCCACAGGAATGAAACCTCACCACTGCTCTGTCTGCGGGAATAGTTACGCAAGATCAGATTCACTAAAagcacaccagagaattcacactggagagaaaccttacagctgttctcaatgtgggaagagttttactacatctagccgcctgactatacaccagagaacacacacaggagagaaacctttccactgctctgactgtgggaagagttactCAAGATCAGAGTCACTAAAagcacaccagagaattcacactggagagaaaccttatagctgttaTCAATGTGGGAAGGGTTTTACTACATTGTGCAAGCTgactatacaccagagaacacacatggGAGAGAAATCTTTCCACTGCACAGACTGTGGGAAGCGTTTTCTGATATCAGGACATTTAaaatcacaccagagaatacacacaggagagaagccttatagctgtgatcaatgtgggaagaattTTAGTCACTTAAGCAGCCTGAtagttcaccagagaacacacacaggagagaaaccttatagctgtgatcaatgtgggaagagttttactcagtctAGTCAGCTGACTAggcaccagagaacacacacaggagagaaatattttagctgtgatcaatgtgggaagactTTTACTGAGCCTGGTAACTTGACTAagcatcagagaacacacacaggagataaaccatatagctgtgatcaatgtgggaagagatttacTGAGTCTGGTAACTTGACTAAGCACCAGAgaagacacacaggagagaagtcaCATAGTTGTGATCAATGTGACAAGAGATACTCTGATAATCGATCTCTTattaaacatcagaaaatacatgaaggagttgtttcatga
- the LOC135533203 gene encoding zinc finger protein 664-like, translated as MSSLSYSPAKEEAVCWTEKEGLWLNVVVKEEKEEEAVTIQKQVEGEAVTVKEEEDAFRVKEEDVTVKEEEEEKEEGAVFGVKEEEWEMTVTSKKEEEETGYLGPVSQMHLKASNGNEEFSHKMVLGNRALINTGERHDDCGSSGEPQQHHEAEEESFSASEHLKKQKRKRTGKKPQRCSDCGKRFTSSADLKRHQRIHTGEKPYSCDQCGKRFTDLSSLKRHQRIHTGEKPYSCTDCGKSFNVPSSLKTHQRIHTGEKPYSCDQCGKSFVSSSQLTVHQRTHTGEKCYSCDQCGKSFVSSSQLTAHQKTHTGEKLYSCDQCGKRYSGKRSLIRHQKIHEGVVP; from the exons ATGAGTTCACTGAGCTACTCTCCTGCTAAAGAAGAGgcggtctgctggacggagaaagagggACTGTGGCTGAACGTTGtcgtgaaagaggagaaagaagaagaggctgttacaatacaaaaacaagtggagggtgaggctgttacagttaaagaagaggaagacgcattcagagtgaaagaggaggatgttacagtaaaagaagaggaggaagagaaagaggagggtgcAGTTTTTGGAGTtaaagaggaggagtgggagatgactgtcacatccaaaaaagaagaggaggaaactggatatctgggcccggtttcccaaatgCATCTTAAGGCATCCAATGGTAACGAAGAATTTAGCCATAAAATggttttgggaaaccgggccctgatTAACACTg gagagagacatgacgattgtggatcctctggggagcctcaacaacatcatgaAGCTGAAGAGGAGAGTTTTTCCGCATCAGAACATCTCAAGAAACAGAAGCGGAAACGCACAGGGAAGAAACCTCAacgctgctctgactgtgggaagagattcacctCTTCAGCAGACCTCAAAAGACATCAGAGAATccatacaggagagaaaccttatagctgtgatcaatgtgggaagagatttacTGATCTTAGCAGCCTGAAAagacaccagagaattcacactggagagaaaccgtaTAGCTgcactgactgtgggaagagttttaatgTTCCAAGCAGCCTGAAAACGCACCAAAGAATTCACacgggagagaaaccttatagctgtgatcaatgtgggaagagttttgtttcATCTAGCCAGCTGactgtacaccagagaacacacacaggagagaaatgttatagctgtgatcaatgtgggaagagttttgtttcATCTAGCCAGCTGACTGCacaccagaaaacacacacaggagagaaattgtatagctgtgatcaatgtgggaagagatactCTGGTAAAAGATCTCTGATTAGACATCAGAAAATCCATGAAGGAGTTGTTCCATGA
- the LOC135533206 gene encoding zinc finger protein 239-like, with the protein MSSLSYSPPVKEEVVYWTEKEALVKEEAVTIEKQVEGEAVSVKEEEDSFRVKKEDEEGDVTIEKQVEGEAVTVKEEEKDVSVKQEEDAFRVKEEEDEMTVTSKREEEETGFLGPVSQRQLKELGERQDNRGSSGEPQQHHEADEAEKSLSTSEHLKKHQQKPTGKKSHRCSVCGKSYSRSDSLKAHQRIHTGKKSHHCSDCGKTYSRSDSLKVHQKKHIGEKPHCCSNCGKSCTSLATLKIHQRIHRREKPYSCSDCGKCFVLSGHLKSHQRTHTGHKPYSCHLCGRSFRHLSSLIVHQRIHTGEKPYQCSDCGKSFVSSGLLKSHQRTHTGEKPHSCDQCDKRYSDKRSLVKHQTIHT; encoded by the exons atgagttcactaagcTACTCTCCTCCCGTTAAAGAAGAGGTGGTCTACTGGACGGAGAAAGAGGCTCTGGTGaaagaggaggctgttacaatagaaaaacaagtagagggtgaggctgtttcagtgaaagaagaggaagactcGTTCAGAGTGAaaaaggaggatgaagagggggatgttacaatagaaaaacaagtagagggtgaggctgttacagtgaaagaagaagagaaagacgtttcagtGAAACAAGAGGAAGatgcgttcagagtgaaagaggaggaggatgagatgaCTGTTACATcgaaaagggaggaggaggaaactggatttctgggcccggtttcccaaaggCAACTTAAGGAACTTG gagagagacaagacaatcgtggatcctctggggagcctcaacaacatcatgaagctgacgaggcagagaagagtctctccacatcggaacacctcaagaaacaccagcagaaACCCACAGGGAAGAAATCTCACCGCTGCTCTGTCTGTGGGAAGAGTTACTCAAGATCAGATTCACTGAAggcacaccagagaattcacacaGGGAAGAAGTCTCaccactgctctgactgtgggaagacttACTCAAGATCAGATTCACTAAAAGTACACCAGAAAAAACACATTGGAGAGAAACCTCACTGCTGCTCTAATTGTGGGAAGAGTTGCACCTCTTTAGCAACCCTAAAAATACACCAGAGAATCCATAGAAGAGAAAAACCTTATAGTTGCTCTGATTGTGGGAAGTGTTTTGTTTTGTCAGGACATTtaaaatcacaccagagaacacacacaggacataAACCTTATAGTTGTCATCTATGTGGGAGGAGTTTTAGGCACTTAAGCAGCCTGATagtacaccagagaatacacacaggagagaaaccttaccaatgctctgactgtggaaagagttttgtttCGTCAGGACTTTtaaaatcacaccagagaacacatacaggagagaaacctcatagctgtgatcaatgtgacaAGAGATACTCTGATAAAAGATCTCTGGTTAAACATCAGACAATTCATACATGA